CCAACCTTGTTTAAAACCTTGTTTGTAGTCAACCTAAAGCAATTCATATATTTTCTCTCTGCTTAACTAAAAGTGATTTTCAGTCTACGTTTGGTCATTTAACTGCTCCAATTTGCATCCTATTACTCCTACACATTGGTGCACTCAATAGCCATTGTTTTGCAAATGCCCATGCCACTCCTAAACCATCTCGGTCcatttgttattttatattttttagttttttcaacTTTCATTGTTGCAAAATACCCATGCCACTCCTAAACCATCTCAGTCcatttgttattttatattttctagttttttcaACATCCTCCTCTTACCTACACTTCGTTTATTTAATGTTGTGGCTCTACTGTCCGATATTCAGCTCCATACAGTATTGCTAGTCTTATGACTGTCCTagaatttccttttaatttcttcataaataattattttactAAAAGAAGTGCAAAACCAAGATCCTACACTCACCCTGCAACACATGAGGGAAAAGAACAATCCCAAgacaggaaaagaaaagaaagctacATATCACAAAGGATTGTGATCCTTTCAACATGGTCTAAGCTGAAGGAACAACATCTTATTTAATAAAGTCATCTACAACTTCACTTGCTATCAATGAGATATTCGTTGAAGAAGTGAGGCAGCAAATATGTTTAATACGTATAAACAATATGAAAATCTTTAAGAGGCATATCAAAGTTTCTCCCAAACCAACTAATGCTTGTATCCAAGTCACCTTCAATAATAAGATTCAAAAACCCTTTAACAGTGCAAAATTCATGTCTGCGTATGAAGCAATAAGTTTATTTAAAAGTTTACCCTCCCAAGTTGATGCAGATTAGTTTCCGACGAAATTGCCGATGTCATTTCTGATCAGTCCTCCGACACGACGGAGCTGGGTTTCCTGAAGAGCAACCATCAAAGTTAAGCTAGAGATATCACCGGCCAAGGGGAGACAAGACCTGTATCTCAGAGGTATTGTGTCGATGATAACCGTCCAGTCCCTGAAAAGATGGTTGGCTGAAACACTAGAAAATAAATTATCAGTTGTGGCTCAGTGGGCAATGCCCACTTTATATACTGGTTCACTACAGAATCTAAAGAAAAGATAAGCATTCTCATTCCCCTTCTGATAAATGCCCCAGCAACTGGCAATCTCCAAAGGAATTGTCCTACCTTAAGGTTAACCAACTGGAACACCATTTGAAAGTGGGTGCAGAACTTTCTAgtaaattggaaaaaaaaaaaaaagggattaaaAGATTCCCCATCTTCATGCACATTAGGCAGACATGGCTAGACAAGCACCTATCTACCTCCCTCTGCTGGAATCCATCAGCAGTAAGAGACTTTTTGTGTGCTATTTCCCATCCCAAGGTTTTACATTTAGATGGGATCTGAGGTTTTTAAATATTCTTATAAGGTGTTATTCAACTCGAATTCGTTTCCTAATTTCTGTCAATGCGGTTGACATTCTTTCCAAATGTTTATAGAGAATTACTCTAAGCAAGCCACTAttaaaaagaatcaaaatggATAAAATTAAATGGACATCAATAGAGCAGATTTTCATTCATTGTACAGAAATTTATGAAGCTTTTCACAGCATTCATGATATTTTCCACACACCGCAATCAAATCACTTATCATAGAAGCGGTTTTTTAACCTGCCAACAAACCCTCTTCAGCAATTTCATGAAGAAACTGGATTGCCTTAAGTATCTCATTGCTCTTTAGTAGTCCTTGAACCATAATATTGTAAGTGACACCATCTGGAGGACAACCATTTCCTTTCATTTGCAGGAAAAAAGTCTTAAGCTTCACGCAACAATCGCTCTTTACGAGGCTATCAATCATTATATTGTATGTTTTAACATCAGGTTCCAGCTCTCTACCAATGATAGCATTAAAAGGTTCCATTGCATCTTCTAGTTTTTGTACTCTACAACATCCACCAAGAAGGatgatgaaaattgaaaaaggtGGAACAAGTCTATCACATTCTATTTCGTGAAATAACTTCATTCCTTCTTCAAAGCATAGCTCACTGATCAAAAGAGTAAGTCTAGAGATCAGGCATTTGTCCTTAAACCTGCATCTCATTGAAGAGCTTTTGAGCAAATACAATTCAGCCCAACTGGCACAGCCCAACTATAAGAGTATTGTAAGTAATATTGTTAGACATCAATTGCTTGCAATGCATGTCCCTAGAAAGAAATACGGCTTCATCTATCCTCCTACTCTTTCAGCAGCCACTAATCAACGCAGTGCACATAATAATATCTGGCTCATGATCTTGATTCTGCATGGTAGCAAAGACTTCAAAGGCCTCAACCATTTGACCTAGTTCACACAATGTCAAATTACCAATGCATCATATGTATAACTGTTGGGTTCAATGCCTCTTTGAACCATAAGATCTAATAGCTCACGAGACTCTATGGTCATTTGTTATTTGTAAAAAGAATCCACCAACATAGTGAAGGTAACTACATTAGATGAGTTTCCTTAATCCAACAATTCATTCAACAATTTAGTGATTTCTTTCCACTGGCCAGAATTGCCTACGCCAAAAACCAAAACACTTAAGGTCACAATATTAGGAGAGATTCCTAATCCTAACATTTTGTTTAGCAATCCAATGGCTTCTCCCGATTGGCCATAATTGCATAGGCCATGAATCATAGAGTTGAAAGTGACAACATCAGGCTTTTGTCCTCTTTGAAGCATCAAATCAAACAACTTATGTGCTTCAGCAATCCTTCCCTTTTTGCAAAGACCAATGATCAGAATGTTGAAAGTCACGACATCAGGAGAGACTCCTAGTCCAAACATTTTATTTAGCCATCCACTGGAACATAGGCCATGAATCAAAGAGCTGGAAGTGACACTATCAGGCTTCTGTCCTCCCTGAAGCATCAATTCAAACAACTTATGTGCTTCATCAATCCTTCCATCTTTGCAAAGACCATCTATCAGAATGCTGAGAGTCACGACATTAGGAAAGACTCCTAGTCCCAACATTTTATTTAGCTGTCCAGTGGCTTCTTCCCATTGGCCAGAATTGCATAGACCATAAATCAAAGAGTTGAAAGTGACAATATTAGGTTTCTGTCCTCTTTGAAGCATCAATTCAAACAACTTATGTGCTTCAACAGTCCTTTTGGCTTTGCAAAGAACATCTATCAGAATGTTGAAAGTCACGACATTAGGAGATACTCCTAGTTCCAACATTTTATTTAGCAACCTAGTCACTTCTTTTAATTGGCCAGAAATGCATAGGCCATGAATCAAAGAGCTTAAAGTGACAACATTAGGCTTTAGTCCTCTTAGAAGCATCAATTCAAACAACTTATTGGCTTCAACAGTCCTTCCTTCTTTGCAAAGGCCATCTATCATAATGCTGAAGGTAATGACATTTGGTGATACTCCATCGTTCAACATTTCATGGATCAAATTTCCAGCTTCTTTCCACATACCTAAATTGCAAAACGCATGAATCAAACTACTGTAGGTAACAACATCAGGGGAGATGTGTTTCCCAACCATATCAAAGAATAGGTTCAGAGCCTCATTTACCATTCCTTCTTTGCAAAGGCCATCGATGATTGCATTATACGTGGTAGCATCAGGCTTACATTTACCCTTGAGTTCCATTGTCCTAAATATTTCAAGAGCCTCACAAGTGTTTCGAGTCTTGCAGAGCCCATTGATTATGGTTCCATACGTGATTGCATTACAAGGATACCCTTCTTTAAGTATCTTGTGGAACAACTCTTTAGCCTCTACAATTTTATCCACCGTGCAGAGCCCCTTAAGTAGGGTAGTCAATGTGACAATATCTGGCTCAAAACCATGTTTCATGATGATCCCAAAGacagagaaacccaaatctgTCCGATTCGACCCACAGAAACAGTTGAGTAAGATGTTCAGAGTAAAGATATCGGGCTGTATTTGCAAGGAAAACATATTTTTGTACATAGAAATCACAGTCAAATAATGTTTGCATCTGGCAACTGTAGCAAATAATTGATTGAAAGCGATAATTTTTGGAAAGGGTTGTGAGTGAACCATTCGGTGGTATCGGCGGAATGCTTCCTCAACACTAATGGAGGTACCTgtacttgatttgcatccatcATCTTCTGCAGAATTCTTGAACAATTCGATACGACTCGCTCGCAGATGTGTTTTTGAAGctttagaagaaaaggaagaagaaagagatgaaagaagCAGACGCAGCGGAAGAGAAGGGCTAAGAGAAGACCACCTACCCATTTGAATTCGATTTTGTGATGTAATGAGAGCATCCACAGTTCTCCACATCCCCTGAATTTCGTCTCTACTACACTTCTGTATTGACTTTTTCCGAAAGAGAAGAGCACTTCTGTTTTTAACTGTAACCAAAGCTTCTTGTGATTCCTGAGGCATTCACAAGTGATCGGTGCTTAATATTCACCTTCCCCGACTGAAGTACCTTTTTGGTTTGGTAAGAAGACTGAAGTACCTGAGTGCCCTAAGAGTAAGCCGTAAGCATGTAAGAAATCAGTGTCAAGTGTTACACATGTCTGATTTTTGCACACTGATGTCTACAGGTGTTCAACCAGTCCTTGTCTTAGACATCAATTTCTTACATCTCCTTTGACCAACCCTGTAAAAATGCTCATTCTTTTTAGGGGAAGATATAGGGACACCCCTTCAATTATGGCATGTTTTCATGTACACCCCCTTCATCTTTAAAATCTTTCAAACACACCTTCTCATCTATTGAAAGTAAATAAATTAGTCCATCAAACTAACTACCGTTAGTTTTAAACGTTAATACTCATTCAACCatttttttaggaccaaattgCCAATATTAAAAGTttgaagacaaaaataccctctaTACCTTAATACATTAAAAATACTACCCTAAATCCTCCCACCCTTCCAATCCTATTTCCCAAATCTTTCACGAAACCTCCTCAGCGTTGTTATCTCCTTGACCCCCATCAACGTCTACCTTGCATCTTCGGTCGCCGCTGCTACTCTTCaggtaagctctctctctctctctctcgcaagGAGTGATGCAGTGAGGAAGATAGTagaaatgggggggggggggtaggggcaGTACAGAATAGATGTGCCCAACCCTATGGCAGACTAGGGGAAAAAAAGGCATGATTTGTATTTAGTATTTACCcctaaagggtatttttgtcttcaaatttttaatttgggcaatttggtcctaaaaaaatAGTTGGGTAAGTATTAACGTTTAAAACTAACGGCAGTTAATTTGATGAACTAATTTACTTACTTTCAATAGATGAGGGGGTGTTCCTatattttccccttcttttataTTCTGTTCGAGAAAAGGTTGGAGATAacagtaaaataataaaataataggtAATGTGTAAAAGCAACAACTGGGGCATCATTTTGCATTTGGACCGAGCGGTCACCACACTCTCATGAAAAGTATTACCCTGCCCTCATGGAAAGGCGAAAATCATGTTCAGGTCAATGCTTGCATGCGCACTCTCACTGACCAACACATGTGCAGGCTCTGGAGGCCCAAGCAACATTCTCTTGCCCATATTTTTAATGTAGGAGGGCATCTCACGTTGCATGAGAAGTCATGTGCAGGCTACACCAATTAATAGTGTGAAAATGGTATCATTAATGTGGACCTAACATTTTCCAAATAGAAAAAGGGCAAGAGAGCATGTACACGGGCATCAATATAGATGGGATTTTATATTTCATGAGGGGTAGGGCGGTAACTTTGTGTGCtcctgtgtttgggcgtaggaGGCATGCAACCCAACAACtttatttttcccataaataaaataagggagaatgttcactgtgccgcagtgcaggctgcacccaggcacatgggcagcctgtgcaggggggcaaggtggtcattgcactcacccccatgtgcctgggcgtagctTGCACTGCGGAGAGAACAGcaacccataaaataaaataaggaagtGGTTTGCTGCCAGGCTTTGTGGCCCTTGTAGTGGGATAACATGCATGGGCATCCAAAGGGagggtgaggtggtcatttcactgccCTATGTGAGAGCGCTCATGTGGACGTTGTCAAACAACgttcttttttccaataaaatatCCCAAAATAAATCCTCTAAGCATTTTATCGCATCTTTCCCCATTGGCAGTTTGCCGGCCTAGAGTTTATCAGGTGTATTTGTTTGCAGCTTCCCATAGCAGCCGCAGATAATGTCCTGTTGATCTGGTCTCATTCTTGTTGATCTGTGATGTATAACCATCAACCTGCTAGCTTGACCCtccacccaaaaacccaaaaaaaaaaaaaaaaggagagaaaaaaaagtagagaaaaagGTTCATAGTTGAAGCTAAGATGAAAAAATGGAAACAATGATTTTATTGTCTCTGCTGTCATCCTGAAGTTCAAGAATCAGTAAAGTTTGATACATTATAGCTATCTAGTTGCTGCAGACATGTCCTTGTAGTATCAGCTAAAAAGTTTGATTTGGGGTTTCATTATAAATGTCCAACTAACTGGTGTCCATGCACTTCTGGCTGCCAGGGTGCA
The sequence above is a segment of the Telopea speciosissima isolate NSW1024214 ecotype Mountain lineage chromosome 7, Tspe_v1, whole genome shotgun sequence genome. Coding sequences within it:
- the LOC122669566 gene encoding pentatricopeptide repeat-containing protein At1g62930, chloroplastic-like translates to MWRTVDALITSQNRIQMGRWSSLSPSLPLRLLLSSLSSSFSSKASKTHLRASRIELFKNSAEDDGCKSSTGTSISVEEAFRRYHRMVHSQPFPKIIAFNQLFATVARCKHYLTVISMYKNMFSLQIQPDIFTLNILLNCFCGSNRTDLGFSVFGIIMKHGFEPDIVTLTTLLKGLCTVDKIVEAKELFHKILKEGYPCNAITYGTIINGLCKTRNTCEALEIFRTMELKGKCKPDATTYNAIIDGLCKEGMVNEALNLFFDMVGKHISPDVVTYSSLIHAFCNLGMWKEAGNLIHEMLNDGVSPNVITFSIMIDGLCKEGRTVEANKLFELMLLRGLKPNVVTLSSLIHGLCISGQLKEVTRLLNKMLELGVSPNVVTFNILIDVLCKAKRTVEAHKLFELMLQRGQKPNIVTFNSLIYGLCNSGQWEEATGQLNKMLGLGVFPNVVTLSILIDGLCKDGRIDEAHKLFELMLQGGQKPDSVTSSSLIHGLCSSGWLNKMFGLGVSPDVVTFNILIIGLCKKGRIAEAHKLFDLMLQRGQKPDVVTFNSMIHGLCNYGQSGEAIGLLNKMLGLGISPNIVTLSVLVFGVGNSGQWKEITKLLNELLD